From a single Agrobacterium tumefaciens genomic region:
- a CDS encoding carbon-nitrogen hydrolase family protein — MNTQNDKAENLKVAADLIEKTVKADNPDLVVLPEYFAFLGDNPQEMHESGEEFPDGEIYTLLSGLAKKHAITLHAGSIVEKEGNRFYNSTLVFGPDGKQIARYRKMHLFDVDTPNGISYRESDSVARGEDVVTYKVGDKTVGCGICYDIRFPELFRALRDRGADVIVLPAAFTLMTGKDHWEVLARARAVETQTYFLAVGQIGTHAGGKKACWGHSMVIDPWGHIVAQCSDTVGTAGAALDFDYSAKVRANVPVANHHVL; from the coding sequence ATGAATACACAGAACGACAAGGCAGAAAATCTTAAGGTTGCTGCCGATCTTATCGAAAAGACAGTCAAGGCAGATAATCCTGACCTTGTTGTTCTTCCGGAATACTTTGCATTTCTTGGCGATAATCCTCAGGAGATGCATGAAAGCGGGGAAGAATTTCCCGATGGCGAAATCTATACGCTGCTTTCGGGCCTCGCCAAAAAGCACGCGATCACGCTGCATGCCGGTTCCATCGTCGAGAAGGAAGGCAACCGTTTCTACAATTCGACGCTCGTTTTTGGTCCTGACGGTAAGCAGATTGCCCGTTACCGCAAGATGCACCTGTTCGACGTCGATACGCCGAACGGTATCAGCTACCGTGAGTCCGACTCCGTCGCCCGCGGTGAAGACGTTGTGACCTATAAGGTTGGCGACAAGACGGTTGGTTGCGGCATCTGCTACGATATCCGCTTCCCGGAACTGTTCCGCGCCCTGCGGGACAGGGGGGCGGACGTGATCGTTCTGCCGGCCGCCTTCACCCTTATGACGGGCAAGGACCATTGGGAAGTGCTGGCCCGCGCCCGCGCCGTCGAAACCCAGACCTACTTTCTGGCTGTCGGCCAGATCGGCACCCATGCGGGTGGCAAAAAGGCCTGCTGGGGGCATTCCATGGTCATCGATCCCTGGGGCCACATCGTCGCGCAGTGCTCAGACACCGTCGGGACCGCCGGCGCTGCCCTCGATTTCGACTATTCGGCCAAGGTGCGCGCCAACGTGCCGGTGGCAAACCACCACGTGCTCTGA
- a CDS encoding LysR family transcriptional regulator, whose amino-acid sequence MNTRFLETFLWAARLNSFSAAAERLHTTQASVSNRIAALERELGVVLFTRDVRCVNLTPAGRLALQHAEKIVNLTGEFRQIVSSREALRGTVRIGAADTIVYAWLPLLIRRMNEQYPGVSLDLTIDTSLKLSQRIQNGEVDVGFIMGPVMAANIYNSPLCTFESCWVGAVDLPLPETGVTLEDIAHFPLLTFSTGSQPHQALRALLDAHGLSDSRIYNSNSLSIMTRLVAAAVGVGALPRVLVDGIIKSGEARILDIVPAVPPLTFHTVYQERGDNALARAIADMATEIVSETTTQWMTVPA is encoded by the coding sequence ATGAATACGCGATTTCTCGAAACCTTCCTCTGGGCTGCACGGTTGAACAGCTTTTCGGCAGCGGCGGAACGTCTGCACACCACTCAGGCGTCGGTGTCCAACCGGATTGCGGCTCTGGAAAGAGAGCTTGGCGTCGTGTTGTTCACCCGCGATGTGCGCTGCGTCAACCTGACGCCGGCCGGTCGTCTGGCGCTGCAGCATGCCGAAAAGATCGTCAACCTGACCGGGGAATTCCGACAGATCGTGAGCAGTCGCGAGGCGCTGAGAGGCACCGTGCGTATCGGCGCCGCGGATACCATTGTCTATGCCTGGTTGCCGCTTCTTATTCGTCGGATGAACGAACAATATCCCGGTGTCAGCCTGGATCTGACCATCGATACCAGCCTGAAATTATCCCAGCGCATTCAGAACGGTGAAGTGGATGTCGGTTTCATCATGGGACCGGTCATGGCTGCGAATATCTATAATTCGCCGCTCTGCACGTTCGAGTCCTGTTGGGTTGGCGCGGTTGATCTGCCATTGCCGGAAACAGGGGTCACGCTCGAAGATATCGCGCATTTTCCATTACTTACCTTCTCGACCGGCTCCCAGCCGCATCAGGCATTGCGTGCGCTGCTCGATGCCCACGGACTGTCTGACAGCCGTATTTATAATTCCAATTCCCTGTCGATCATGACCCGCCTCGTGGCAGCGGCCGTCGGTGTTGGCGCGTTGCCGCGCGTGCTGGTGGACGGCATCATCAAGTCCGGCGAAGCACGTATCCTCGATATCGTGCCTGCGGTACCGCCTCTGACATTCCACACTGTTTATCAGGAACGTGGCGACAACGCGCTCGCCCGGGCCATTGCCGACATGGCGACGGAAATCGTCAGTGAAACCACAACACAATGGATGACCGTTCCCGCCTAA
- a CDS encoding YceI family protein, translating into MKSAYSATFLLVTLACTPVSANPFSSAAGHYRIDSASHIGFSIAQVAGPGIKGTIPDISGRFDIDPDQPSRSFVEIKLNPSSVQTGQERVENFLRSSAVFNIAAYPQIMFRSSRITQDGPRSAVIEGVLTARGVSRPETFHATFVEQQKGSVTFHVTGNVPRMPYGMGVGVPLYSNTVTFDIDLKGVR; encoded by the coding sequence GTGAAATCCGCCTATTCCGCCACCTTCTTGCTTGTGACATTGGCTTGCACGCCCGTGTCTGCCAATCCGTTCTCTTCCGCCGCCGGACATTATCGAATTGATTCCGCGTCTCACATCGGGTTTTCAATTGCGCAAGTTGCCGGCCCGGGAATCAAGGGCACCATTCCCGACATATCCGGCCGCTTCGACATCGACCCGGACCAGCCTTCCAGGTCCTTCGTGGAAATCAAACTGAACCCTTCCAGCGTCCAGACGGGGCAGGAACGCGTGGAAAATTTCCTGCGATCCAGTGCGGTTTTTAATATCGCCGCCTATCCGCAAATCATGTTCCGCTCCAGCCGCATTACCCAGGACGGACCGCGTAGCGCGGTGATCGAAGGCGTCCTGACGGCGAGAGGTGTATCCAGGCCCGAAACGTTTCATGCAACATTCGTTGAACAGCAAAAGGGATCCGTCACCTTCCACGTCACCGGAAATGTCCCCCGGATGCCCTATGGCATGGGTGTCGGCGTACCGCTCTATTCGAATACCGTCACGTTCGACATAGATTTGAAGGGCGTCAGATAG
- a CDS encoding sigma-70 family RNA polymerase sigma factor: protein MPDFLDEITGCIPALRRYANALTHDRDTADDLVQDCLERAIRKKALWRPQGPLRPWLYRVLINIYRNNLRGRNRRPSQIPIDDVAEQLFVPAAQTSRIALTEMARAIDKLSGEQREALLLVVVEGLSYAEAAKILEIPLGTLMSRLGRARTALARMTQEDQPNLKVIK from the coding sequence ATGCCGGATTTTCTGGACGAGATTACAGGTTGCATACCAGCGCTTCGACGCTACGCGAATGCGCTCACGCACGACCGCGACACAGCTGACGATCTGGTTCAGGACTGCCTGGAAAGGGCCATCCGTAAAAAGGCATTGTGGCGACCGCAGGGTCCGTTGCGCCCCTGGTTGTACCGGGTGCTTATCAACATCTACCGCAACAATCTGCGCGGTCGAAATCGGCGACCGTCGCAAATCCCGATTGATGACGTTGCGGAACAGCTGTTCGTGCCGGCGGCGCAGACAAGCCGGATAGCACTTACCGAAATGGCCCGCGCTATTGACAAACTCTCCGGCGAACAGCGGGAGGCGCTCCTCCTCGTCGTCGTCGAAGGTCTAAGTTATGCGGAAGCGGCAAAGATTCTTGAAATTCCGTTGGGCACTCTGATGTCCCGTCTGGGGCGAGCCCGAACAGCCTTGGCCCGAATGACCCAGGAAGACCAGCCAAACCTCAAGGTGATAAAATGA
- a CDS encoding anti-sigma factor family protein, which yields MTGSQPQITEADLISYVDGQLEDQRRDAVRTHLAANPADARKVELWQQQNATLAALYPPLDTGVLPERLDVYGMERRLRSERADWRNMAAASILVLAVGLTGGWFGRGLVSQVAEPARSIVADAAQAHQLFASDVLHPVEVRADGEDAANLPKWLSKRLDRKLNIPDLTRHGLSLVGGRLLPSSEGAAAQLMYEDKSGQRVTLYIVAAANSSDTAMRRSNVGSLETVSWDDETIRCALVGNLPSDRMDAIAKDTYQQLS from the coding sequence ATGACTGGCAGCCAGCCGCAGATAACAGAAGCCGATCTTATCTCTTATGTCGACGGGCAGCTTGAGGACCAGCGGCGTGACGCCGTTCGTACCCATCTCGCCGCCAATCCCGCTGACGCACGCAAGGTTGAGCTATGGCAGCAGCAAAATGCCACGTTGGCGGCTCTCTATCCTCCTCTTGATACAGGCGTTCTACCCGAACGCCTTGATGTTTATGGCATGGAGCGGCGATTGCGCTCAGAGCGCGCCGATTGGCGCAATATGGCGGCGGCATCCATCCTTGTTCTGGCTGTTGGACTGACAGGCGGCTGGTTCGGGCGCGGGCTTGTATCACAGGTCGCGGAGCCTGCCCGTTCCATCGTGGCGGATGCAGCGCAGGCACATCAATTGTTCGCGAGCGACGTTCTCCATCCCGTGGAGGTTCGCGCCGATGGCGAGGACGCTGCCAATCTGCCAAAATGGCTGTCGAAACGGCTCGATCGCAAACTGAATATCCCGGACCTTACGCGCCATGGTCTGTCCCTTGTCGGCGGCCGGTTGCTGCCGAGTTCCGAAGGCGCCGCAGCCCAGCTTATGTACGAAGACAAAAGTGGACAGCGTGTCACTCTTTATATCGTGGCTGCGGCCAACTCGAGCGACACCGCCATGCGGCGCTCCAATGTCGGCTCGCTGGAAACCGTATCCTGGGACGACGAGACGATCCGCTGCGCCCTGGTTGGCAACCTGCCATCCGACCGCATGGATGCCATTGCCAAAGACACCTATCAACAGCTGAGTTAG
- a CDS encoding cytochrome b — protein MTHFEDHRDSAPTDKPLWRNSPTSFGLVAIAFHWTIAILFLAQLALGYLMSRDNIDPVLQFDLFQYHKSIGFLVLALAVPRFIWSVFSRKPRPPDSDGPVSRLGARAAHAALLFLTLAVPLAGWAVASTSPLQIPSYVFDLIVVPGLPMAISDQSEAFWTDVHATLAYLAAGIVLLHVAAALWHHFIRKDPTLLRMISYPAGSNKKNRAA, from the coding sequence ATGACACATTTCGAGGATCATCGCGATAGCGCACCGACGGATAAACCACTGTGGCGCAATTCGCCTACGTCCTTCGGGCTGGTGGCGATCGCCTTCCATTGGACGATCGCGATCCTATTCCTCGCGCAGCTTGCGCTGGGATATCTGATGAGCCGCGACAACATCGACCCGGTGCTTCAGTTTGACCTTTTTCAGTACCATAAGTCGATTGGATTTCTGGTGCTGGCCCTTGCCGTGCCGCGTTTCATTTGGTCAGTTTTCAGCAGAAAGCCACGGCCACCTGATAGCGACGGTCCAGTTTCCCGGCTGGGCGCCCGGGCCGCTCACGCTGCATTGCTGTTCCTCACCTTGGCTGTTCCCCTCGCCGGCTGGGCGGTCGCGTCGACATCTCCTCTGCAAATCCCCAGCTATGTATTCGATCTCATCGTCGTGCCGGGGTTACCCATGGCAATCTCCGACCAATCCGAAGCCTTTTGGACTGATGTTCACGCTACTCTGGCGTATCTCGCAGCAGGAATTGTACTTCTTCATGTGGCAGCGGCGCTATGGCACCATTTCATCCGAAAAGATCCGACCCTTCTGCGCATGATCTCCTATCCCGCAGGCTCGAATAAAAAGAACAGGGCAGCATGA